The Oceanibaculum nanhaiense nucleotide sequence GGCGCTGATATGCCAGTCTGGGGGATACCAGTCTGGCTGCGCTTTGCCCGGCGCGAACTACGGGGCGGGCTGAAAGGCTTCCGCATCTTCCTCGCCTGCCTGATGCTGGGCGTTGCGGCGATTGCCGGCGTCGGCTCGGTCTCCGAATCGCTGCTGGCCGGCCTGCGGGCCGATGCCAGCCAGATCCTGGGCGGCAATGTCGATATCGAATCGGTGCACCGGCCGATCACGCCGGAAGCGCTGGCCTATCTGGAGATGCAAGGGCGCCTCTCGCACGTCGCCGACATGCGGGCGATGGCGCGCAACCCGAATGGCGATCAGCGCTCGCTCTCCGAACTGAAGGCGGTGGACGGCGCCTATCCGCTGGTCGGTTCCATCGAACTCGATCCCGCCCTGCCGCTGGATCAGGCGCTTGCCGAACGGGGCGGCGTGTGGGGCGCGGTCATTGACCCGAACCTGCTCGACCGCCTTGGGCTGGCTGTCGGCGACCGCTTGCGCGTCGGCGATCTGGATGTCGAGGTGCGCGCCGCCCTGGTGCGCGAACCGGACCGTGCGGTCAGTTTCGCCAGCTTCGGGCCGCGCGTGATGATCGCCCGCCCGGCGCTGGAGGAAACCGGTCTCGTGCAGCCCGGCACGCTGATCGACTATCACTACCGTCTTGTCCTGCCCGCCGGCACGGATCACGCCGCCTGGATGCGGGATTTCCGCCAGGACTACGCCGCCGATAATGGCTGGCGCGTGCGCGGCCTGGGCGAGGCAGCGCCGGGCCTGCGCCGCTTCATCGACCGGGTGGCGCAGTTCCTGACGCTGGTCGGGCTGACCGCGCTGCTCGTCGGTGGCGTCGGCGTCGGCAATGCGGTGAAGAGTTATCTGGACGGCAAATCCACCACCATCGCCACGCTGAAATGCCTGGGGGCCGAGGGGGCGGTGGTGTTCCGCACCTACCTGTCGCTGGTCATGATCCTGGCGCTGGCCGGCATTGCCGCCGGGCTGGTGCTGGGGGCGGCCCTGCCCTATGCCGGGGCGGCCGTGCTGAGCCAGCTGCTGCCGGTGCAGGTCGCGCCGGCGCTGTATGCCGGGCCGCTGCTGCTGGCCGGCCTGTTCGGCCTGCTGACGGCACTTGCCTTCTCGCTGTGGCCGCTGGCGAAGGCGAAGGACATCCGGCCTGCCGGCCTGTTCCGTCAGCTGGTCAGTGGCGAATCGGGCCGCATCGGTCTGCCCTATCTGGCCGCCCTTGGTCTGTCGGGGGTGGCGCTGGCGGCGCTCGCCATCTTCTCCTCCAACGAGCGGGTGCTGGCCGGCTGGTTCGTGCTCGGCTCCCTCGGTGCTGTCGTCATCTTCCTGGGGGCGGCGCGGTTGCTGATGCTGGCGGTGGCGGCGATGGGACGGCCGCGTCAGCCGACCCTGCGGCTGGCTCTTGCCAATCTGCACCGGCCGGGTGCGCCGACCGCGAGTATCGCCCTGTCGCTGGGGCTGGGCATCACCGTACTGGTCGCTGTCGCCCTGACCCAGGCCAATATGTCGCGCCAGGTGACCGAGCAGTTGCCGGAGCAGGCGCCCAGCTATTTCTTCATCGATATCCAGCCGAACCAGATCGAGCGCTTCCAGCAGACGGTGGATGCGGTGCCCGGCATCAGCAAGGTCGAGCGTACGCCGATGGTGCGCGGCCGGGTTGCGCGCATCAATGGCGTGCCCGCCGACGAGGTGACGGTCGATCCGGAGGTGCGCTGGGTGCTGCGTGGCGACCGCGGCCTGACCTATGCCGCCGCGCCGCCGCCGGGAACGCAGATCGTCGACGGGGCGTGGTGGCCGGAGGATTATCAGGGGCCGCCGCTGATCTCCTTCGATGCGGAGATTGCCGCCGGCTTCGGCATCGGCGTTGGCGACACGCTGACAATCAATGTTCTGGGGCGCGAGATCACCGCCACCATCGGCAATCTGCGGCGGATCGACTGGGGCAATCTGTCGATCAATTTCGTCATCATCTTCGCGCCCGGCACGATGGAAGTGGCGCCACACACCATCCTTGCCACCGTGAACACGGACGGGCCGGTCGCCGAGGAGGCGGTGCAGCGTGCCGTTACCGATGCGCTGCCGAATGTGAATGCGATCCGCGTGAAGGATGCGCTGGAGGCCGCGAACCAGATTCTGCAGGCGGTCGGGCAGGCGGTGCGTATCACCGCCTCGGTCGCCATCCTTGCCGGCACGCTTGTGCTGGGCGGGGCGGTGGTTGCCGGGCATCACCGCCGGGTTTATGACGCGGTGGTGCTGAAAGTGCTGGGGGCGACGCGGCGTGACGTGCTGCTGGCCTTCCTGCTGGAATATGGCCTGCTGGGCGCGATGGTGGCGCTGATCGCCTCGGTCGTCGGGACCATTGTTGCCTGGTCGGTGCTGACTTTCGTCATGCGGTCAGACTTCGTGTTCGCGCCCGGTGTCGTGATTTGGACATCATTGCTGTGCACACTCATCACGGTGGCGCTGGGCCTCGCCGGCACCTGGCGGGCGCTGGGGCAGAAGGCGGCGCCGCTGCTGCGCAACGAATAGAGGAGCCGGCCATGCCTTTTATCCAGACTGGGCGTTCTATCCTGACGGTCGCGGCTCTGGGAATCGTCCTGCTGTCGGCTTCCGCCGTGCCGGCCCGCGCCGAGAATCCGACCGGCAATCCTGTCGAATCTCTGCGCGAGGGCGCGGTGAAGGCGATGGAGGCGCTGCGCGAGTTGGCCGAGGAGGTGCAGCGCTACGGCGTTCCCTATTTCGACAAGGATGGCAACATTGTCATCCCACGTCAGGAAGAACAGGCGGACCGTCCGCCGGCCGGGAAAGCGCCGGCGGAGGAGTCCGTGGCGCTATAGAACCGGCATCGGCTCCTCGTTCAGGATCGCCTCGATGCCCTTCAGCAGCTCGTCCGACAAGGTGACATCGGCACTGCCGATATTCTCGGCCAGCTGTTCGACGCTGGTCGATCCGATGATGTTCGAGGTCACGAAGGGCCGGCTGTTCACATAGGCCAGCGCCATGTGCGTCGGGCTGAGGCCATTTTCCTTCGCCAGCGCCACCAGCTTTTCGGTGATCGCCATCGGCTTTGGCGCGATGTAGCGGCCATAGCGCGAGAAATAGCGGTCCATGCGCGAGCCCTGCGGGATGGCACCCCCCAGATATTTGCCGCTGAGCGCGCCCATGGCGAGCGGCGAGAAGGCCAGCAGGCCGACATCCTCGCGGATCGCCATTTCCGACAGGCCGATCTCGAACGGGCGGAACAGCAGGCTGTAGGCGTTCTGGATGCTGGCGACGCGCGGCAGGCCCTTCTGCTCGGCGGCGCGCAGGAAGGCATGCATGCCCCAGGGCGTCTCGTTCGACAGGCCGACGGCACGCACCTTGCCGGCCTTCACGATCTCGGCCAGCGCCTCCAGCGTCTCCTCGATCGGGGTGGCGTCCGGCGAGTCCTTGTGGACATAGCCGAACTGGCCCGAGCTGTTGGTCTGCCGGTCGGCCCAGTGCAGCTGGTAGAGATCGACATAATCGGTCTTCAGCCGGCGCAGCGAATCGTCGATGGCCTGATGGATGTTCTTTCGATCCAGCTTCGCCTGGCCGCCCCTTATATGTTCGAAGCCCTTGCGGCTGGCGCCCACCACCTTGGTCGCCAGTACGAACTTGTCGCGGTTCTTGCGTGCCGAGATCCAGTTACCGACGATTGCCTCGGTGGCGCCGTAGGTCTTGCCACTGGGCGGCACCGGATACATTTCAGCTGTGTCGATGAAGGTGACGCCATGATCCAGCGCATAGTCGAGCTGGGCGTGGCCTTCCGCCTCGGTATTCTGTTCGCCGAAGGTCATGGTACCGAGGCAGATGACGCTGACATCGATGCCGGTGCGGCCAAGGCGGCGCTGTTCCATGGCGGTTTGTCTCCTCAAGGGGTGATGGCTGGAGGCACCGCACGATGCGGCGGTGCGCTGGATCGATATCCGGTATAGCGGTGAAACGGCGGGTTGCAAGCGCCGAGAGTACCGAGGGCACCTTAAATCGGCCTTGTGCGGTCCTATATATATTGAAGCTGTGGAGCAATTCGCTTACATCAGATGCAGTTTGCGTCCACCGCATAGCAGAGGGAAGCGATGGATACTCAAAAGCAGTATATGAACCGGGCGGAAGCAGTTGCGGCGGATATCGATGCCGGCCTGCGCGCCCACATGCTCAAAGTTTACAACTACATGGCAAGCGGCCTTGCGCTGACTGGCATCGTTGCCTACGCCGTCGCGCAGATGGCCGTGGAGAGCTGGAGCCCGCTGGCGCTGACCGATTTCGGCATGACGATCTACGGGTCGCCGCTGAAATGGGTGGTGATGCTGGCGCCGCTGGCCTTCGTGTTCGGCCTGTCGATGGGCATCAACCGCATGTCCTACGCCACGGCGCAGATCGTGTTCTGGGCCTATGCGGCGATGATGGGCCTGTCGCTGTCCTCGATCCTGCTGGTCTTCACCGGCGAGAGCGTGGCCCGCGTGTTCTTCATCACCTCCGGCATGTTCGCCGCGACCAGCCTGTACGGCTACACCACCAAGCGTGACCTGTCGCGCCTGGGGTCGTTCATGTTCATGGGGCTGATCGGCATCATCATCGCGTCTGTGGTGAACATCTTCGTCGGCTCCACGGCGTTGCAGTTTGCCATCTCGGTGATCGGCGTCATCGTGTTCACCGGCCTCACCGCCTGGGACACGCAGCGCATCAAGGAACTGTACACGCAGCTCGACGGCAGCGAGATCGCTGGCAAGAAGGCCCTGATGGGCGCGCTGTCGCTGTACCTGAACTTCATCAACATGTTCATCATGCTGATGCAGCTGTTCGGCACGCAGCGCAACTAAGCTGCGCCGAATCTGCTGAAAGGGTTACGAGGCCGTCCGGGATGTTCCCGGGCGGCCTCGGTTCTTTCAGAGGGAATCGATGAAGCGGGCCAGTTTCAGGTCGCGTTCGCTGACCCCGCCTGCATCGTGCGTCATCAGCACGATCTCGACGCGGTTATAGACGTTCGACCATTCCGGGTGATGATCCAGCTTCTCGGCCATCAGGGCGACCCTTGTCATGAAGCCGAAAGCCTGATTGAAGTCGGTGAATTTGAAGCTGCGGGCGATTGCCGGTCGCTCCTCCACCCGCCGCCAGCCTGTCAGTTCCGCGAGTGCTGCGTCGATTTCCGTATCCGTCAGTTGCCGTACCATCCGAAAAGACCTCCATGGCTGCTTCCAAACTCCTGAAATTCCCTGTCGGCGTCACCTTGGCGGCCCAGCCCGGGCGCGCTATCGTCGATCACATGAAGACACCGATCCACACCACGGCGCCCAGCCTCGACGATATCGAGGAGATGGCGCTGGCCGCACTGCAGGTCATCCCCGATCCGCTGCGCCAGCATGTCCGCGACGTGTTGCTGCGGATCGAGGATTTTCCCGACGAGGATACCGAACTGGAGATGGGTGTGGAAACGCCCTTCGACCTGCTGGGGCTCTATCGCGGCGTGGCGATGACCAACCGCAGCCTGCTGGATGTGCCGCAGGATGTGGACATGATCTTCCTCTACCGCCGGCCGATCCTGGATTACTGGTGCGAGACCGGCGAGGATCTGCAGGACATCGTGCGCCATGTGCTGATCCACGAGATCGGCCATCATTTCGGCTATTCCGACGACGATATGGAAGCCATCGAGGAGCGGGGCTGACTCCGGTTCTCGGGGTTTTCTGGCAGGGCGTCCGTTTTCCTGCCATTGTTTGCCTCTATCTGATGAGGCATGACGCGCTTGGCCCTTTCCCGCTCCTGCCACGGCCTGCTGCTGGTTCTGCTGGCTTTCTCGCTGCTGTTGCCGTCCCGCGCGGCGCGGGCGGAAATCCCCGTCGATCTGCAGCTCGTCCTCGCCATCGATGCCTCCTCCTCGGTCGATTACGACGAATTCAACCTGATGGCGAACGGGCTGGCGCATGCCTTCCGCGACGAGCGGGTGAAGCAGGCGATCACCAGCGGCGCGCTCGGCGCAATCGCCGTCAGCATCGTGCAATGGGCCAGCGCCGGCACCAATGCCCAGCATGTCTCCGTGCCCTGGCAGCTGGTCGATAGTCCGGCAGCCGCGGAGGCGCTGGCCGACAAGCTGCAGATGATGCCGCGCGATGTGGATGGCGGCGGCACTTCCATCGGCAATGCCATCCGCTATTCCCTGCAGCAGTTTCCGGCCGGTCCCTATCGCGGGCTGCGGCAGGTCATCGATGTCTCCGGGGACGGTATCGACAATGGCGTCGATCCGGTGCGTCCGGCGCGCGACGAGGCGGTCGCGCAGGGGGTGACGGTCAATGGCCTTGCCATCCTGAACGAGGAGAAGAACCTCGACAGGCATTATCAGGATTATGTCATCGGCGGACCGGGCGCCTTCGTGATCGAGGCTGCCGACTATGCCGATTTCTCCCGCGCCATCCTGCAGAAGCTGCTGCGCGAAATCAGCGACGTGCCGATGGCGCGCGCCCCGGACGGGGCCAGTCCTGTTCTGGCGATGCGCTAAATCTTGCTGAGCGGGAAAGAGCGCGCCAGCACGAAGGGCGCGTCATGGCTTTCCTGCCGGAACAGCGCCACCGCCTCGACACGCAGCGGCTCGGCGGCGAAGCGCGCCACCATCGGCTCCAGCGCCTTGCGGAAGGCAGCGTGCTCCGCCTCGTCGGGCAGACGGCTGGTCAGCGTCATGTGGAAACGGAAGCAATCCATCACATAGGGGTAGCCCCAGCGCACCAGCATCTCTTCCTGCCGCTCGGTCAGTCCGGCGGCGCGGCGCTTCGCCAGTTCCGATTCGCTGGCGGGCGCGCGGAAGCGGTCCAGCGCGGTGACGCAGGCGGCGGCCAGCGTGTCGATCTCCGGCGAGGGGGTGGCGCACTGCAGGGCCAGGAATCCCGACAGATTCTTCAGCACCAGCGGCGGCGCGGTGAACGGGCGAAGCTGCGCGGCAAAACGCGTCAGGCTGCCGGTGAGCTGCTCCTCGGTGGCCTGCCTGTGCAGCCGGAAGGGCGGCTTCAGCGTGCCGTGGAAGCCGTAATGCCTGGCGGTGCGGGTCACTTCCTCCAGGCGTTCCGGGCTGATCTGCGACACGGCAGGCTGCTCCAGCGCCGTGCCGGTGACGGCGTCACGGCCCAGCCAGCGGCAACCGAAACGATACAGGTCGCTGCCTTCTGGCGGGCAGTAATACAGGGCGTAACGCGGATCGCTCATGATGGCTGGGTCTTCAATCGATGGAATTGCGCCTGGGCGACGCCGGCCAGCACGACCAGCCCGCCGATGATCTGCCCGGTTGTCGGGATGGTGCCGATCAGCATCGAGATAAGCACGGCGAAGATCGGCAGCAAGTTCATGTAGAGCGCCGCCACCGGCACGCCGACGATGCCGATGCCACTATGCCACAGGAAGGTGCCAAACAAGGTGGGCAGCAGCGCCACATAGACCAGGCCGACGACGATGCCGATTGGCGGAAGTGCCTCGGGCATATGGGCGAGGCCGGCGAGGCTCAGCAGGGGGTAGAGCAGGATCATGCCGATACCAGCCGCCGTCATGGTGAAGCCGGTGATCTGCAGCTGCGAATAGCCGCCGAGCCAGCGCTGGGCGAACACCGAATAGCTGCTCCAGCAGATCATGCCGCAGACCAGCAGCGCTTCGCCCAGAATCGGGACGCGGTGATCCTGGCCTGGCCCTGCCGGCTCGCGGCTGAACACGGCGATCAGCCCGCCGGTGACGGCGAAACCCATGGCCAGCCACATGGCGCGGCCTGGCCGTGCGCCACTGATCGCCCAGTTCACCAGCGTCGCCACCACCGGCGAGCAGGTGGCGATGATCGCTGCCGAGATCGGCCCGGCGAAATAGATGCCGGCGGAATAGCACAGCGCGAAGCCCAGCACGCCGGGGATGCCCAGCAGGGCGATTCGCCCCAGCGGGAAGCGCGCCGGAACCCTGGCATTGGCTTCGCTATCCTTCGGCGGGGCTGGCCTGAAAGGCTGCGCGGTCGAGAGCGTCAGCCAGCACATCGCGACGGGAATCAGGATCAGGTAGCGGAACAGCGCCACCGTCCAGACGTCCAGCGTGCCCAGCAGCACGTCCAGCACCGGAATGTGCGATCCCCACAGGATCGCCACCCCCAGCAGCAGCATGTTGGCGAACAGAACGCGGCCGAGCGGAAGATCCGCCCGGCCGCTGCCTGTCACCGTATTTGGTGCTTCGTTCACGTCCCTCGGATCATTTCATCGTCGGCATGATGAACTCGGCGCCGGAACGGATGCCGGTCGGCCAGCGCTGGGTGATCGCCTTCATGCGGGTGTAGAAACGCACGCCTTCCGGCCCGTGCATGTGGTGATC carries:
- a CDS encoding ABC transporter permease, which produces MPVWGIPVWLRFARRELRGGLKGFRIFLACLMLGVAAIAGVGSVSESLLAGLRADASQILGGNVDIESVHRPITPEALAYLEMQGRLSHVADMRAMARNPNGDQRSLSELKAVDGAYPLVGSIELDPALPLDQALAERGGVWGAVIDPNLLDRLGLAVGDRLRVGDLDVEVRAALVREPDRAVSFASFGPRVMIARPALEETGLVQPGTLIDYHYRLVLPAGTDHAAWMRDFRQDYAADNGWRVRGLGEAAPGLRRFIDRVAQFLTLVGLTALLVGGVGVGNAVKSYLDGKSTTIATLKCLGAEGAVVFRTYLSLVMILALAGIAAGLVLGAALPYAGAAVLSQLLPVQVAPALYAGPLLLAGLFGLLTALAFSLWPLAKAKDIRPAGLFRQLVSGESGRIGLPYLAALGLSGVALAALAIFSSNERVLAGWFVLGSLGAVVIFLGAARLLMLAVAAMGRPRQPTLRLALANLHRPGAPTASIALSLGLGITVLVAVALTQANMSRQVTEQLPEQAPSYFFIDIQPNQIERFQQTVDAVPGISKVERTPMVRGRVARINGVPADEVTVDPEVRWVLRGDRGLTYAAAPPPGTQIVDGAWWPEDYQGPPLISFDAEIAAGFGIGVGDTLTINVLGREITATIGNLRRIDWGNLSINFVIIFAPGTMEVAPHTILATVNTDGPVAEEAVQRAVTDALPNVNAIRVKDALEAANQILQAVGQAVRITASVAILAGTLVLGGAVVAGHHRRVYDAVVLKVLGATRRDVLLAFLLEYGLLGAMVALIASVVGTIVAWSVLTFVMRSDFVFAPGVVIWTSLLCTLITVALGLAGTWRALGQKAAPLLRNE
- a CDS encoding aldo/keto reductase, which gives rise to MEQRRLGRTGIDVSVICLGTMTFGEQNTEAEGHAQLDYALDHGVTFIDTAEMYPVPPSGKTYGATEAIVGNWISARKNRDKFVLATKVVGASRKGFEHIRGGQAKLDRKNIHQAIDDSLRRLKTDYVDLYQLHWADRQTNSSGQFGYVHKDSPDATPIEETLEALAEIVKAGKVRAVGLSNETPWGMHAFLRAAEQKGLPRVASIQNAYSLLFRPFEIGLSEMAIREDVGLLAFSPLAMGALSGKYLGGAIPQGSRMDRYFSRYGRYIAPKPMAITEKLVALAKENGLSPTHMALAYVNSRPFVTSNIIGSTSVEQLAENIGSADVTLSDELLKGIEAILNEEPMPVL
- a CDS encoding Bax inhibitor-1/YccA family protein translates to MDTQKQYMNRAEAVAADIDAGLRAHMLKVYNYMASGLALTGIVAYAVAQMAVESWSPLALTDFGMTIYGSPLKWVVMLAPLAFVFGLSMGINRMSYATAQIVFWAYAAMMGLSLSSILLVFTGESVARVFFITSGMFAATSLYGYTTKRDLSRLGSFMFMGLIGIIIASVVNIFVGSTALQFAISVIGVIVFTGLTAWDTQRIKELYTQLDGSEIAGKKALMGALSLYLNFINMFIMLMQLFGTQRN
- a CDS encoding 4a-hydroxytetrahydrobiopterin dehydratase, with the translated sequence MVRQLTDTEIDAALAELTGWRRVEERPAIARSFKFTDFNQAFGFMTRVALMAEKLDHHPEWSNVYNRVEIVLMTHDAGGVSERDLKLARFIDSL
- a CDS encoding metallopeptidase family protein; translated protein: MAASKLLKFPVGVTLAAQPGRAIVDHMKTPIHTTAPSLDDIEEMALAALQVIPDPLRQHVRDVLLRIEDFPDEDTELEMGVETPFDLLGLYRGVAMTNRSLLDVPQDVDMIFLYRRPILDYWCETGEDLQDIVRHVLIHEIGHHFGYSDDDMEAIEERG
- a CDS encoding DUF1194 domain-containing protein produces the protein MTRLALSRSCHGLLLVLLAFSLLLPSRAARAEIPVDLQLVLAIDASSSVDYDEFNLMANGLAHAFRDERVKQAITSGALGAIAVSIVQWASAGTNAQHVSVPWQLVDSPAAAEALADKLQMMPRDVDGGGTSIGNAIRYSLQQFPAGPYRGLRQVIDVSGDGIDNGVDPVRPARDEAVAQGVTVNGLAILNEEKNLDRHYQDYVIGGPGAFVIEAADYADFSRAILQKLLREISDVPMARAPDGASPVLAMR
- a CDS encoding DUF1045 domain-containing protein; protein product: MSDPRYALYYCPPEGSDLYRFGCRWLGRDAVTGTALEQPAVSQISPERLEEVTRTARHYGFHGTLKPPFRLHRQATEEQLTGSLTRFAAQLRPFTAPPLVLKNLSGFLALQCATPSPEIDTLAAACVTALDRFRAPASESELAKRRAAGLTERQEEMLVRWGYPYVMDCFRFHMTLTSRLPDEAEHAAFRKALEPMVARFAAEPLRVEAVALFRQESHDAPFVLARSFPLSKI
- a CDS encoding DMT family transporter yields the protein MNEAPNTVTGSGRADLPLGRVLFANMLLLGVAILWGSHIPVLDVLLGTLDVWTVALFRYLILIPVAMCWLTLSTAQPFRPAPPKDSEANARVPARFPLGRIALLGIPGVLGFALCYSAGIYFAGPISAAIIATCSPVVATLVNWAISGARPGRAMWLAMGFAVTGGLIAVFSREPAGPGQDHRVPILGEALLVCGMICWSSYSVFAQRWLGGYSQLQITGFTMTAAGIGMILLYPLLSLAGLAHMPEALPPIGIVVGLVYVALLPTLFGTFLWHSGIGIVGVPVAALYMNLLPIFAVLISMLIGTIPTTGQIIGGLVVLAGVAQAQFHRLKTQPS